A region of Streptomyces sp. NBC_01497 DNA encodes the following proteins:
- a CDS encoding IS5 family transposase (programmed frameshift), which translates to MGRGTWGWVVPEGLWEIAEPLLPPFMVRLQGGGTQDAPDETLFAAIIYVLVSGCAWRSLPPCFGISKSTAHRRFLIWSRAGVWGRLHEAVLDRIDECGLLDLTCTVFDSAHVRAKKGANSQGPSPVDRGKPGSTMHVLSDANGLPLVVGVHAGNTPDSQGLKAMVAGLQTRHDPGNGWHYKPRELHADKAYDQRDLQRWPRGKHIDVRIVRNGIESSERLGRRRWVIERTMSWLTGYRWLNHRSERHPGSYLALLGLAATRCCQKRLSHRTT; encoded by the exons ATGGGGCGAGGTACGTGGGGTTGGGTTGTTCCGGAGGGTTTGTGGGAGATCGCGGAGCCGCTGCTCCCGCCGTTCATGGTGCGGCTGCAGGGCGGCGGGACGCAGGACGCGCCTGATGAGACGTTGTTCGCGGCGATCATCTATGTCCTGGTCAGCGGCTGTGCCTGGCGGTCCTTGCCACCGTGCTTTGGCATTTCGAAGTCCACCGCGCATCGCCGGTTCCTGATCTGGTCGAGAGCCGGGGTGTGGGGCCGGCTCCACGAGGCCGTGCTGGATCGGATCGACGAGTGCGGACTGCTCGACCTCACATGCACTGTCTTCGACTCCGCTCACGTCCGCGCTAAAAAGGGGGCGAACTCACAAGGTCCGAGCCCCGTGGACCGCGGCAAGCCGGGCTCCACAATGCACGTCCTGTCGGACGCGAACGGGCTGCCCCTCGTCGTCGGCGTC CATGCAGGCAATACCCCCGACAGTCAGGGCCTGAAGGCGATGGTCGCCGGCCTTCAAACGAGACACGACCCCGGAAACGGCTGGCACTACAAACCCCGCGAACTCCACGCCGACAAAGCCTATGACCAGCGCGACCTGCAACGATGGCCCCGCGGCAAACACATCGATGTTCGCATAGTCCGCAATGGAATCGAGTCCAGCGAACGGTTAGGCCGACGACGATGGGTCATCGAACGGACGATGTCCTGGCTGACCGGCTACCGCTGGCTCAACCATCGATCCGAGCGGCATCCGGGCAGCTACCTGGCCCTCCTCGGACTGGCAGCCACCCGCTGCTGCCAGAAACGACTCAGCCACCGCACCACATAG
- a CDS encoding DUF6510 family protein: MKEAGMEAARGQSASDNHVDGNALAGAFAELFTTDITVATTECAQCGCIGPVACLVVYADAPGYVARCQECGGVVLKLVRTPETARIDLRGTVTLTMRLPDM, from the coding sequence ATGAAGGAGGCTGGCATGGAGGCCGCAAGAGGACAGAGTGCATCTGACAACCACGTGGATGGGAACGCTCTAGCCGGAGCCTTCGCGGAGCTGTTCACGACCGATATTACTGTTGCGACTACAGAGTGTGCCCAGTGTGGTTGTATCGGACCAGTTGCGTGCCTGGTGGTCTATGCAGATGCGCCTGGTTACGTCGCACGGTGCCAAGAGTGTGGGGGGGTGGTCTTGAAGCTGGTCCGTACGCCAGAGACTGCGAGGATCGATCTTCGGGGCACCGTGACGCTGACTATGCGCCTACCGGACATGTAG
- a CDS encoding ABC transporter permease, which yields MSLDIWLVFRREMVHQYRQPAWLVMGLAQPVLYMFFFGPLVGKFVTYTPGFPPGGIWTVFAPALMVQMVIIGSSFVGGSLLAEYRSGVFDRFSVSPMRPTALLTGKLLAVALNVLTQAGAITLLCVVVFGVEPPVLGVILCMSIVAFLSIAIASSSYALALRLKSEERFPAVLNALLLPLFLLSGTLLPITAKLAPVWLWELSRLNPVAYVMDASRASFRGDFSVHALFPGMAALAVMTSVAFLWAVRTFSRQNL from the coding sequence TTGTCGCTTGATATATGGTTGGTCTTCCGTCGAGAGATGGTCCACCAATACCGTCAGCCAGCCTGGCTCGTGATGGGTCTCGCTCAACCTGTCCTATACATGTTCTTCTTCGGCCCATTGGTCGGCAAGTTTGTAACATATACACCTGGTTTCCCGCCCGGCGGGATTTGGACGGTGTTCGCACCGGCCCTCATGGTTCAAATGGTCATTATCGGCAGCTCATTCGTGGGCGGAAGCCTGCTTGCAGAGTACCGTTCTGGCGTATTTGATCGGTTCAGTGTTAGCCCTATGAGGCCGACTGCTCTGCTAACAGGAAAGCTGCTTGCAGTTGCCCTCAACGTGCTGACTCAGGCTGGTGCGATCACGCTTCTATGTGTCGTGGTGTTCGGTGTCGAGCCTCCAGTCCTGGGCGTGATTTTGTGTATGTCTATCGTCGCTTTCCTATCCATCGCCATCGCATCAAGTTCCTATGCTTTGGCCTTGCGGTTGAAGAGCGAGGAGAGGTTCCCCGCAGTACTGAACGCACTCCTGCTACCCCTGTTTCTGCTCTCGGGAACACTCTTGCCAATCACCGCTAAGCTTGCACCGGTTTGGCTATGGGAACTTTCCAGACTAAACCCAGTCGCCTACGTCATGGATGCCAGCAGGGCAAGCTTCCGTGGCGATTTCTCAGTTCACGCGCTGTTTCCCGGAATGGCCGCTTTGGCAGTCATGACATCGGTGGCCTTCTTGTGGGCAGTTCGTACATTTTCTCGGCAGAATCTCTGA
- a CDS encoding ABC transporter ATP-binding protein: MITARGLTRQFPGGSRKDRPINVVDGIDISVAPGELVGFLGPNGAGKTTTLRMLTTLLRPTTGEATVGGCDLLKDPRGVRRKIGYVAQGFGSSPQSTVAEELEMQARLYGLTKRVARQRVAELAQRFELVGLEGRLAAKLSGGQRRRLDIAMGLIHRPELIFLDEPTTGLDPQSRANLWDHIRYLHREEGTTVFLTTHYLEEADALCDRILVMDNGRIVGEGSPDSLKAKISGDNIVVEVAPDHVQAVLDLVKQIVGTQDVISSRVQVQFRVQRAHSVMPELLRTLDSAAIPTLALAVSRPTLDDVFFNLTGRSLRSAEKGILRSKETQPEEADSYVVA, translated from the coding sequence ATGATCACAGCGAGAGGGCTTACGCGACAGTTCCCGGGGGGGAGCCGAAAGGACCGCCCGATCAATGTCGTTGACGGCATCGATATCTCTGTTGCACCCGGTGAGCTCGTGGGCTTCCTTGGGCCGAATGGCGCGGGGAAGACCACAACCTTGCGTATGTTGACGACATTGCTGCGGCCCACTACGGGAGAGGCAACCGTGGGCGGCTGTGATTTGCTGAAGGACCCGCGCGGGGTACGTAGAAAAATCGGGTACGTGGCCCAAGGATTCGGCAGCTCGCCGCAAAGTACTGTTGCGGAGGAACTCGAGATGCAAGCCCGGCTATACGGCCTCACCAAGCGGGTCGCCAGGCAGCGCGTCGCCGAGCTAGCGCAAAGGTTCGAGCTGGTGGGCCTAGAGGGGCGCCTGGCCGCGAAGCTTTCAGGAGGGCAGCGCCGACGCCTAGACATTGCCATGGGCTTGATCCACAGGCCAGAACTTATCTTCCTCGATGAGCCGACCACCGGACTCGATCCACAAAGCCGCGCCAACCTGTGGGACCACATCCGTTACCTGCATCGCGAGGAAGGCACAACGGTTTTCCTCACCACCCACTACCTGGAGGAGGCTGACGCCCTATGTGATCGGATACTGGTGATGGATAACGGACGAATCGTAGGTGAAGGAAGTCCGGACTCGCTCAAAGCGAAGATCTCGGGAGACAACATAGTTGTAGAGGTAGCGCCCGACCACGTGCAAGCTGTCCTTGACCTCGTCAAGCAGATTGTCGGCACCCAAGATGTCATTTCCTCCCGAGTGCAGGTACAGTTCCGCGTCCAGCGTGCTCACTCCGTGATGCCAGAGCTGCTGCGTACACTGGATAGTGCCGCCATCCCAACACTCGCGCTCGCGGTAAGTCGGCCGACCTTGGATGATGTTTTCTTTAACCTCACCGGCCGTAGCCTCCGCTCCGCAGAAAAAGGTATCCTTCGATCGAAGGAAACTCAACCGGAAGAGGCTGACTCCTACGTTGTCGCTTGA
- a CDS encoding cytochrome P450: MVDKESVPVEEDIEVPPHIRRNAFGLSSELATLRAEQPVKRLMLPTGALAWIVTRYEYVREVLSDPERFGSDGTLPDPSGRVDVMATGAPARHGDLTTYDPPEHGRLRRMIAPAFSTRRVESLRPQVEETVERILKTMEHAGSPADFVKAFALPVPAMVTCELLGVSYEDRAEFNEHNVVRFDGTRDRATRMAAARASLAYMTRLVPRLRVDPDEGVLGMLVREHGSEIDDRELAGVGDLLLLGGFETTVNMLSLGTLLLLLNPEHAAAMRADEGTGDIIEEMLRYLSVVQTGVPRVARTDTVLAGQSIRRGERLLCSLPSANHDEALSPNGDRFDPARGIRTHLAFGYGIHYCIGAPLARMEMQIAFPALLRRFPGLRLDVPLEKVPFRRSSAIYGVGSLPVSW, translated from the coding sequence ATGGTTGACAAAGAGTCCGTGCCGGTCGAAGAAGACATTGAAGTTCCGCCACACATTAGACGAAATGCCTTTGGTCTATCGAGCGAGCTCGCCACCCTCCGCGCGGAGCAGCCTGTGAAGCGGCTGATGCTACCCACGGGGGCGCTGGCTTGGATCGTCACCCGGTACGAGTACGTCCGCGAGGTGCTCTCGGACCCAGAGAGGTTCGGCAGCGATGGCACCCTACCCGACCCGTCGGGTCGAGTAGACGTTATGGCTACTGGAGCTCCAGCCCGCCACGGCGACCTCACAACCTATGACCCACCGGAACATGGGCGGCTGCGTCGCATGATCGCCCCAGCCTTCTCTACTAGGCGTGTCGAGTCACTGCGGCCTCAAGTTGAGGAGACCGTCGAGCGAATCCTCAAAACAATGGAACATGCCGGATCGCCAGCGGATTTCGTCAAGGCGTTCGCTCTACCTGTACCGGCAATGGTGACCTGCGAGTTGCTTGGCGTGTCTTACGAGGACAGGGCCGAGTTCAATGAGCACAATGTCGTCCGCTTTGATGGGACACGCGACCGAGCAACTCGCATGGCAGCAGCTCGTGCTTCGCTGGCCTACATGACCCGGCTCGTGCCCCGCCTACGCGTCGACCCTGACGAAGGCGTTCTCGGTATGCTTGTGCGTGAGCACGGCAGTGAGATCGATGATCGGGAGCTTGCTGGTGTCGGTGACCTGCTGTTGCTCGGCGGATTCGAGACAACCGTCAACATGCTGTCGCTCGGTACACTACTGCTTCTTCTAAATCCCGAACACGCAGCTGCAATGCGGGCCGATGAGGGAACCGGTGACATCATCGAGGAGATGCTGCGTTACCTGTCCGTGGTGCAGACTGGCGTTCCGCGTGTGGCCCGGACCGACACAGTCCTCGCCGGCCAAAGCATTAGGCGGGGGGAGCGGCTGTTGTGCTCTCTTCCTTCAGCAAACCACGACGAAGCGCTCAGCCCAAATGGTGACCGCTTCGACCCTGCGCGCGGGATCAGGACACATCTCGCCTTTGGCTATGGAATCCACTACTGCATAGGGGCACCACTCGCCCGAATGGAAATGCAGATCGCCTTCCCTGCACTCCTCAGGCGATTTCCGGGACTCCGTCTCGATGTACCTCTTGAGAAGGTTCCTTTTCGACGTTCATCGGCGATCTACGGGGTCGGCAGCCTACCCGTTTCCTGGTAG
- a CDS encoding DUF2332 domain-containing protein: MAASMVQSAPMSADMLTMLTDELEAFGPVAQILANHADSATPLYYLRALAGVRLLTITGRAPELAVHLKSLTARLGDPVYSERTRHLFRRTLLDHPDAIREAMDRPVQQHQPRRAGYLLRGLGMLAAPKVRLLEIGACAGLNLIFDHYRWFGSGWQWGDTSSSVRLTAMGPRPGEIQIVHRAGCDISPRDASNLQDAMILRSFIAEESYVEQLELDDAIALAVHSGVQIDKANAVEWLKEQLSLPVPPGTYTVVWHSLFWWYLSTGDQAAIEEILASAARNMRLARICYEPNAWAAAPRLQVTVFS; encoded by the coding sequence ATGGCTGCATCGATGGTGCAGTCCGCGCCGATGTCGGCGGACATGCTCACCATGCTCACCGATGAATTGGAGGCCTTCGGACCCGTCGCTCAAATTCTTGCCAACCATGCAGACTCCGCCACGCCACTATACTATCTACGTGCGCTAGCAGGCGTTAGGCTCTTGACCATTACCGGTCGTGCACCTGAACTGGCTGTACATCTTAAAAGTCTGACGGCACGCCTCGGTGACCCTGTTTATTCAGAGCGCACTCGCCACCTTTTTCGGCGAACCCTGCTCGACCATCCTGATGCAATACGCGAAGCCATGGACCGTCCCGTTCAACAGCACCAACCTCGTCGCGCTGGCTACCTTCTACGCGGCCTAGGAATGCTAGCCGCACCCAAAGTGCGACTGTTGGAGATCGGTGCATGTGCCGGCCTGAACCTCATCTTCGACCACTACCGGTGGTTCGGAAGCGGCTGGCAATGGGGTGACACCTCATCCTCCGTACGTTTGACTGCTATGGGGCCACGACCTGGCGAGATCCAGATTGTCCACCGGGCGGGATGTGACATCTCCCCGCGCGACGCCTCCAATCTTCAGGACGCGATGATCTTGCGTTCCTTCATTGCAGAAGAGAGCTATGTGGAACAACTCGAACTGGACGACGCTATAGCGCTCGCCGTCCATTCTGGCGTGCAGATTGATAAGGCGAACGCTGTGGAGTGGCTCAAGGAACAACTCTCCCTCCCTGTCCCACCCGGAACTTACACAGTGGTGTGGCATAGCCTCTTCTGGTGGTACCTAAGTACTGGGGATCAGGCCGCAATCGAGGAGATCCTCGCTTCAGCTGCACGAAACATGCGGCTGGCCCGTATTTGTTACGAACCAAACGCCTGGGCAGCAGCGCCGCGGCTACAGGTCACGGTTTTTTCGTAA
- a CDS encoding polyprenyl synthase: MSDKDVTEHYRTLLERRRMVTAALSSELALLARDRPSLSAAILQLLDSDGSTESPFRLLPFPVLGAITADPQSALPVAMLSRLWWTGAESFDDLTDGDFDPEQVGLSSAQASISSAACLTLVPQLLIEHLDVPAKLRAAWAREFVTSSLRSAEGQLDDVSASPNAITWSTTMRIYAGKSGAPYGRDAAMTAMLARVGNQAIEGWRVFGKLFGILRQMANDRASHGLGEDRDLENGTWTLLMALAVEMANPTEADALAALRDRARLDTVARREIREHLSRTSAAIAYNDRIYVIRRKLSGLLGALAKPSEHRDLIQWMIDASAEDARLTAERGAV; this comes from the coding sequence ATGTCCGATAAAGACGTGACTGAGCATTACCGGACCTTGCTGGAGCGTCGCCGGATGGTAACCGCTGCTCTTTCTTCGGAGCTTGCCCTACTTGCCCGAGACCGACCGTCTTTGTCTGCAGCAATATTGCAGCTACTCGACAGCGACGGCAGCACAGAAAGCCCTTTTCGCCTGCTGCCTTTCCCTGTGCTTGGAGCGATCACTGCAGACCCCCAGTCAGCACTGCCAGTGGCAATGCTGTCCAGGCTGTGGTGGACTGGCGCGGAGAGCTTTGACGATCTTACCGATGGCGACTTTGACCCAGAGCAAGTGGGGCTGTCATCAGCCCAGGCAAGCATCTCGAGCGCAGCATGCCTCACTTTGGTTCCTCAATTGCTAATCGAACATCTAGACGTTCCAGCAAAGCTGCGAGCCGCGTGGGCGCGTGAGTTTGTAACAAGTTCGCTCCGTTCGGCCGAGGGTCAACTCGACGATGTTTCTGCAAGTCCGAACGCGATTACCTGGTCTACTACTATGCGGATCTATGCTGGCAAGTCCGGCGCTCCGTACGGCAGAGACGCTGCGATGACAGCCATGCTTGCTCGCGTCGGCAACCAAGCGATCGAAGGTTGGCGGGTCTTCGGTAAGCTTTTCGGCATCCTGCGTCAGATGGCCAATGATCGTGCCTCGCATGGCCTTGGTGAAGATAGGGACCTGGAAAATGGCACCTGGACCTTGCTGATGGCTCTGGCAGTAGAGATGGCTAACCCCACTGAGGCGGATGCTCTCGCGGCGCTGCGCGACCGAGCGAGGCTGGATACCGTAGCTCGAAGAGAGATTCGTGAACATCTGTCTCGAACAAGCGCGGCCATTGCGTATAACGACCGAATCTATGTCATTCGTAGGAAACTATCAGGCCTGCTCGGGGCGCTGGCCAAGCCTTCAGAGCACCGAGACCTCATCCAGTGGATGATTGACGCTTCCGCAGAGGATGCACGCCTCACGGCTGAAAGAGGTGCTGTGTGA